Proteins co-encoded in one Elusimicrobiota bacterium genomic window:
- a CDS encoding ComEC/Rec2 family competence protein, with amino-acid sequence MSAFRTPLFIALLLFEPRWFDGKQPPTIVSDGRHAFIEARVLETLGRGWFIETAAIDEQPLVRRLYCRFSDPVHPDLVNLVAGAQFLAWGRIAAPSAEALPGADGWNHYLQRLGASGSFNVDDARDLKIIRGARGAGSRLESLRLRLAVRLKEAFPDASVRGLIGGLVLGEKRLLEASLEKKFAAAGVMHLLVASGLHVALCSGFLFFLARKLWGLPRLVAAAMVVAGTWAFAFFLGASPPVLRAALMASFLWTGPFFKRETTPLARLFLAVFLLLAWDPGLFRDAGFLLSAFSTFGLIYGWQIWGRSLEQRFKNRWARPFVAAAAATLFAWYSILPLSAAFFHEISLIAPLSNAVLVPFSSLLLGLGAADLGLMEWSPFGREAARWATTFAAQRFIDLAHFFGSWPAASFAARSWGWTAMAAWSLVFFLRRNLRWNAAVVAAALALLGFDGLCRLWASPRLYLFSNGEGFAAAYLEKAYGGGFCLADSQISGDPALLSASWRAFLKSRGHSGSGDACLSGSTGGGNFVPSGAFSGVNRQMAISCGREFLAFPLSPYPIIPDDRPARLIECRGGRLVQKAI; translated from the coding sequence GTGAGCGCTTTTCGGACGCCGTTGTTTATTGCTCTTTTATTGTTTGAGCCGAGATGGTTTGACGGGAAACAGCCGCCGACGATTGTTTCGGACGGACGGCATGCTTTTATTGAGGCCCGCGTTCTTGAGACCTTGGGACGGGGGTGGTTTATCGAAACCGCGGCCATTGACGAACAGCCCCTGGTCAGGCGTTTGTATTGCCGTTTTTCGGATCCGGTGCATCCCGATCTTGTGAATTTGGTTGCCGGCGCACAGTTTTTGGCTTGGGGGCGCATCGCTGCGCCTTCTGCCGAAGCCTTGCCCGGCGCCGACGGGTGGAATCATTATCTACAGCGCCTGGGCGCCTCCGGCAGCTTCAACGTTGACGACGCGCGCGATCTTAAAATAATCCGCGGCGCCCGGGGCGCGGGTTCCCGGCTGGAATCCCTTCGATTGCGCCTGGCTGTTCGCTTGAAAGAGGCCTTTCCTGATGCTTCCGTGCGCGGCTTGATCGGCGGCCTTGTGCTGGGGGAAAAACGGCTGCTGGAGGCTTCGCTGGAGAAAAAATTCGCCGCTGCCGGCGTCATGCATTTATTGGTGGCCAGCGGCCTGCATGTGGCGCTTTGTTCCGGATTTTTATTTTTTCTGGCAAGGAAACTATGGGGGCTGCCCCGTTTAGTCGCGGCGGCCATGGTTGTTGCGGGAACCTGGGCGTTCGCTTTTTTTCTGGGTGCGAGTCCTCCGGTGCTGCGCGCGGCGTTAATGGCCAGTTTTTTATGGACGGGCCCTTTTTTTAAGCGCGAGACGACCCCGCTGGCCCGGTTGTTCTTGGCCGTTTTTCTTTTGCTGGCCTGGGATCCCGGTCTTTTCCGCGACGCGGGTTTTTTATTGTCCGCGTTCAGCACATTCGGGCTTATTTATGGGTGGCAGATTTGGGGACGCTCCCTGGAACAGCGTTTTAAAAATCGTTGGGCGCGTCCGTTTGTCGCGGCCGCGGCCGCGACATTGTTTGCTTGGTACAGCATTCTGCCTCTGTCCGCCGCGTTTTTTCATGAAATTTCTTTGATTGCCCCGTTGAGCAATGCCGTTTTGGTTCCTTTCTCCAGCCTGCTTTTGGGGTTGGGCGCCGCGGATTTGGGTCTGATGGAATGGTCGCCTTTCGGCCGCGAGGCGGCCCGCTGGGCGACGACGTTCGCAGCGCAACGGTTTATTGATTTGGCGCATTTTTTCGGTTCCTGGCCGGCGGCCTCGTTCGCCGCGCGTTCCTGGGGCTGGACCGCGATGGCAGCCTGGTCGTTGGTTTTTTTCTTGCGTAGGAATTTGCGCTGGAACGCGGCCGTTGTGGCCGCGGCCCTGGCGTTGTTGGGCTTCGACGGCCTTTGTCGTTTATGGGCATCGCCGCGCTTGTATTTATTTTCAAACGGCGAGGGATTCGCGGCCGCTTATCTGGAGAAGGCGTATGGGGGCGGTTTTTGCCTGGCGGATTCGCAAATCAGCGGCGACCCCGCTTTGTTGTCCGCGTCTTGGCGCGCTTTTTTAAAATCGCGCGGGCATTCAGGCTCAGGGGATGCGTGTTTGTCCGGATCGACAGGCGGCGGAAATTTTGTTCCTTCGGGAGCTTTTTCGGGCGTGAACCGGCAGATGGCGATTTCCTGCGGCCGGGAATTTTTGGCCTTTCCCTTGAGCCCGTATCCTATAATTCCCGATGACCGTCCGGCGCGATTAATCGAATGCCGGGGCGGACGCCTGGTGCAAAAAGCAATTTGA
- a CDS encoding nucleoside-diphosphate kinase, producing the protein MTQEATLVLIKPDGLKKSLTGNILTKLSEAKLIIAAAKVVRPSRELAEDHYRHLKDKPFFGEIISYIQGKVHGHPYDRVLAFVYVGDNAIEKVRKIVGATNPEEAEPTSIRGAYGRILTSGIFENVIHASSDSKDAEREIKLWFKPEDLAMDLYPTKNAVNNGHSGRAWA; encoded by the coding sequence ATGACACAAGAGGCGACGCTGGTTTTAATTAAGCCGGACGGGCTTAAAAAATCGTTGACCGGGAATATCCTGACCAAGCTTTCCGAGGCTAAATTAATCATCGCCGCAGCCAAAGTCGTGCGCCCGAGCCGCGAACTGGCCGAGGACCATTACCGTCATTTAAAAGACAAGCCGTTTTTTGGAGAAATCATTAGTTACATTCAGGGCAAAGTGCACGGCCATCCTTACGACCGCGTGCTGGCCTTTGTTTATGTCGGGGACAATGCGATCGAAAAGGTGAGAAAAATCGTCGGGGCCACAAACCCCGAAGAAGCCGAACCCACCAGCATCCGCGGCGCTTACGGCCGCATTTTGACTTCGGGTATTTTTGAAAACGTTATTCATGCCTCCTCGGACTCCAAAGACGCGGAGAGGGAAATCAAGCTTTGGTTCAAACCGGAAGATTTGGCGATGGACCTGTACCCGACCAAAAACGCCGTCAATAACGGCCACTCCGGCCGCGCCTGGGCTTAA
- a CDS encoding GGDEF domain-containing protein, with the protein MGIFLLAAAQLGFLTLAPLGLYALPRRSQSFFLWLVFLWGGFGALAVAFWFVGRSAGGEGINPKIWLGAAACLALFESLYHRRFFSGATVAEMISRQDELHAIQAQLAGSREEIGRLKNKLQSGESRLNESFKFYATVRELAECVDFEHMKKVLERDLRQTMPRLIGFAIFVYQEKARRLEPQIQHRLWLNPEWASRALLGRAKADANTFFDQDDAGRDLVVSPISVGKNLLGFFVGALEAGAVHGAERQEIQDYMSTLAEELKFGMLKAMSFSKVEELSRTDGLTGLFRRGVFDLTLEEEFLRAKTFKTNLGLMILDVDHFKSFNDKWGHPFGDIVLRKVAHIIKEGVYETDFVARYGGEEFAILLPRANEDGAARKAEQIRRRLEEESFYNEDKKMDIRATISIGVAFFPRDAQDGAGLLRAADEALYYSKQMGRNRVTSRSHMSS; encoded by the coding sequence ATGGGCATTTTTTTATTGGCCGCCGCGCAATTGGGATTTTTAACCTTGGCCCCTTTGGGGCTGTACGCGCTGCCTAGGCGCAGCCAATCGTTTTTTTTATGGCTTGTTTTTCTTTGGGGAGGCTTTGGGGCGCTGGCCGTGGCTTTTTGGTTTGTCGGCCGCTCCGCCGGCGGCGAAGGAATCAACCCCAAAATCTGGCTGGGCGCGGCCGCCTGCCTGGCTTTGTTTGAGTCCTTATATCACCGCCGGTTTTTTTCAGGCGCAACCGTGGCCGAGATGATCAGTCGTCAGGACGAATTGCATGCGATTCAGGCGCAATTAGCCGGATCGCGCGAGGAAATCGGGCGGTTGAAAAATAAGCTTCAGTCCGGCGAGTCGCGCTTGAATGAAAGCTTCAAGTTTTATGCGACGGTGCGCGAGCTGGCCGAATGCGTGGATTTTGAGCACATGAAAAAGGTTTTGGAGCGCGATCTTCGACAGACGATGCCGCGCCTCATCGGCTTCGCCATTTTCGTTTATCAGGAAAAAGCCCGCCGCCTGGAGCCTCAGATTCAGCACCGGCTCTGGCTCAATCCCGAATGGGCCTCTCGCGCGCTGCTGGGGCGGGCTAAAGCCGACGCCAATACTTTTTTTGATCAAGACGACGCCGGGCGGGACTTGGTCGTTTCTCCGATCAGCGTAGGCAAAAATTTGTTGGGATTTTTTGTGGGCGCGCTTGAAGCCGGCGCCGTGCACGGGGCCGAGCGTCAGGAGATTCAGGATTACATGAGCACGTTGGCCGAGGAGCTTAAATTCGGCATGCTCAAAGCGATGAGCTTTTCCAAGGTCGAGGAGCTTTCACGCACCGACGGTTTGACCGGGCTGTTTCGCAGAGGCGTGTTCGATTTGACGCTGGAGGAGGAGTTCTTGCGGGCAAAGACGTTCAAGACGAATTTGGGGTTGATGATTTTAGACGTCGATCATTTTAAAAGCTTTAACGACAAATGGGGGCATCCCTTCGGCGACATCGTGCTGCGCAAAGTGGCCCATATCATCAAAGAGGGAGTTTATGAAACTGATTTTGTCGCGCGCTACGGCGGCGAGGAATTCGCTATTTTGTTGCCCCGCGCCAACGAGGACGGGGCCGCTCGCAAGGCCGAGCAAATCAGGCGCCGTCTTGAAGAAGAATCGTTTTATAACGAGGATAAAAAAATGGATATTCGCGCGACCATTTCCATTGGGGTGGCGTTTTTTCCCAGGGACGCCCAGGACGGCGCGGGTCTGCTGCGCGCCGCGGATGAAGCCTTGTATTATTCCAAGCAAATGGGCCGAAACCGCGTCACGTCCCGCTCGCACATGTCTTCCTAA
- a CDS encoding sensor domain-containing diguanylate cyclase translates to MKHKNRRWMAPFIIAGVAGYFAVTYSAFRHIIDVPSIHLWQLPLCLAVATAVGIEIGYLFVALSTIAGAGVVLGLAKKAAAIWVGGEIVAAWILIMLCARFSKRDHKALLAAAMETDKAQRALAELHRETASYKARIAHVEAQTELRRRLAQGVAMIGRSLNPAEIQQGLKEAVKLNYSGMDVEVAWFHPSSEAGMDPFELWMRDHNRFLLVTDTRKDERFRAYFERGFLYDYRSLAMVPIKEHASGGRTGVLKLQSRQPGALSQEDVRVLDLYALLVNLGLENASLVQKIEELAVKDTLTGVYTRKVFDERLLQECAQASRYNLSLTMALVDIDHFKSVNDRYGHQAGDQLLVLISGLLKTLVRDVDFVARYGGEEFVVLFPETGKEQAAQTMDMIRQKVEAQEFRPNGSSVLKATISVGVAGFPEETTSPHQLLRAADERLYMAKGVGRNRVVSY, encoded by the coding sequence ATGAAACATAAAAATCGCCGCTGGATGGCGCCTTTTATCATTGCCGGGGTGGCCGGTTATTTTGCCGTGACGTATTCGGCGTTCCGGCATATTATTGACGTGCCCAGCATTCATTTGTGGCAGCTGCCCTTATGCTTGGCCGTGGCCACCGCCGTTGGCATTGAGATCGGGTATTTGTTCGTGGCCTTGTCCACCATCGCGGGCGCGGGAGTGGTTCTGGGGCTGGCCAAAAAAGCCGCGGCCATATGGGTCGGGGGCGAAATCGTGGCGGCGTGGATTTTAATCATGCTATGCGCCCGTTTCTCTAAGCGGGATCACAAGGCGCTGTTAGCCGCGGCCATGGAAACGGACAAGGCGCAGCGCGCCTTGGCGGAGCTGCACCGGGAGACCGCTTCTTATAAGGCCCGCATCGCCCACGTGGAGGCGCAGACCGAGCTTCGCCGCCGTCTCGCCCAAGGGGTGGCCATGATCGGGCGAAGTTTGAATCCGGCTGAAATTCAACAGGGCCTCAAGGAGGCGGTCAAGCTGAATTATTCGGGCATGGACGTTGAAGTCGCTTGGTTTCACCCGTCGAGCGAGGCCGGCATGGACCCGTTTGAGCTTTGGATGCGCGATCATAACCGGTTTTTATTGGTGACGGACACAAGAAAGGACGAGCGCTTTCGCGCTTATTTTGAGCGCGGGTTTCTTTATGATTACCGGTCCTTGGCCATGGTGCCCATCAAGGAGCACGCGTCCGGCGGCCGCACCGGGGTGTTGAAGCTTCAATCGCGCCAGCCCGGGGCGTTGAGTCAAGAGGACGTGCGCGTCTTGGATTTGTACGCGCTGTTGGTTAATTTGGGTCTGGAAAACGCCTCGCTCGTTCAAAAAATCGAAGAATTGGCGGTTAAAGACACCTTGACCGGGGTTTATACGCGCAAGGTGTTTGATGAACGGCTTCTTCAGGAATGCGCGCAAGCCAGCCGGTACAATTTATCCTTGACCATGGCCTTGGTGGATATCGATCATTTTAAATCGGTCAACGATCGTTACGGGCACCAAGCCGGGGATCAGCTGCTGGTGTTGATCAGCGGACTGTTGAAGACTTTGGTTCGCGACGTGGATTTCGTGGCGCGCTACGGCGGCGAGGAATTCGTCGTGCTTTTTCCGGAGACCGGCAAAGAACAGGCGGCGCAAACCATGGATATGATCCGCCAAAAAGTCGAAGCTCAGGAATTCAGGCCCAACGGATCCTCCGTTTTAAAGGCCACAATTTCCGTAGGCGTGGCCGGCTTCCCCGAGGAAACGACCAGTCCTCATCAGTTATTGCGCGCCGCGGACGAGCGTCTCTATATGGCCAAAGGGGTCGGCCGCAACCGGGTGGTCAGCTACTAG
- a CDS encoding LPS-assembly protein LptD codes for MRRSAFVRIAAGLLLGPGVAAASEVVLSTSAVPFEAGVLVHDEKQGRVYFWDGFNLSRGSQSVSGQSLVYDANSGVAVATGSVVFDDPNIVLRGEYLEAYISSETAHWPSGVRGVFKQSPWRFQAKDLRGTTEKYYVRRVRFTSCDKLDPDYHIWAWKGTIRPGRKAAFQHAVFHIGPVPFWYWPYYTKSLTQKARPTLYLNPGQNGRDGQFLRSVIAFPLAGDKLYLRTHVDYFGKLGIGGGPEFLFRESESRKGSLYLYTIREPSGLRQWDARGDGYYEIVPGLSTQGTFRYQRDPAFNNLYNKDNPERVMPALNSSMAVSWSRRNFQIRSFYSDIWGFDQKEGRFRSTTQTLPGLEGVLHPQPLAGGLLFIQGNTTLARMRSRSSFEELPFDRWQDTGSASVFRPWGMPFVSFINGTIGAFFDHSYQSALSLTDLRSTKQSGYGGNASLRMAPHDILDLSFTYTHRLRSEKDSLRQDTQAADRGVAQKKLDAQQMSRLPFWNANIYARTGYNFPTIPGTKLIHWTQNLDPVWGTLSLSPLIGSSWNLGTTYEVFNRKYTHTVTLTQAAGRQMVTGNFQWANSDPRIVMPAVTANLSLPLFHIFKVTWRGIYVSKIVSGLSARRETLKTFEKEFVIVPGFHDFFLTLVFRHRKDVREFFFTIRLRLAQQTEQKLLKQLNEQEFFPWRPPTE; via the coding sequence GTGAGGCGCTCGGCATTTGTCCGGATAGCGGCCGGCCTCTTGTTGGGCCCCGGCGTCGCAGCAGCTTCGGAGGTCGTTCTTTCCACATCAGCCGTGCCTTTTGAAGCCGGCGTTTTGGTTCATGATGAGAAACAGGGTCGCGTCTATTTTTGGGACGGGTTTAATTTATCCCGCGGGTCGCAGAGCGTCAGCGGCCAATCGTTGGTTTATGACGCTAATTCGGGCGTTGCCGTGGCCACGGGCTCCGTTGTTTTTGACGATCCAAACATCGTGTTAAGGGGGGAATACTTGGAGGCCTATATTTCTTCGGAAACAGCCCATTGGCCCTCCGGCGTGCGCGGCGTTTTTAAGCAATCACCTTGGCGCTTCCAGGCCAAGGACCTTCGGGGAACCACAGAAAAGTATTATGTGCGCCGCGTCCGATTCACCTCGTGCGACAAACTCGATCCTGACTATCATATCTGGGCCTGGAAAGGGACGATCCGGCCCGGGCGCAAAGCCGCATTTCAACATGCGGTTTTTCACATCGGCCCGGTGCCTTTTTGGTATTGGCCGTATTACACGAAGTCCTTGACCCAGAAAGCGCGGCCCACGCTGTATTTAAACCCCGGGCAAAACGGCCGCGACGGGCAATTTCTGCGTTCCGTGATCGCGTTCCCGCTGGCCGGGGACAAGCTTTATCTGCGGACTCATGTCGATTATTTCGGCAAATTGGGCATCGGCGGCGGTCCGGAGTTTCTTTTTCGTGAGTCGGAGAGCAGAAAAGGCTCCCTGTACCTTTACACGATTAGGGAGCCCAGCGGCTTGCGTCAATGGGATGCGCGCGGCGACGGTTATTATGAAATCGTGCCCGGCTTGTCTACGCAAGGCACGTTTCGGTATCAGCGGGATCCGGCCTTCAATAATCTTTATAACAAGGACAACCCCGAGCGCGTCATGCCCGCGCTGAATTCCTCAATGGCCGTGAGCTGGAGCCGAAGAAATTTTCAAATTCGTTCTTTCTACAGCGATATCTGGGGGTTTGATCAAAAGGAAGGGCGTTTCCGCAGCACGACGCAGACTTTGCCCGGGTTGGAGGGAGTTTTACATCCGCAGCCTTTGGCCGGCGGGCTTCTTTTTATTCAGGGCAATACAACGCTGGCGCGCATGCGTTCGCGAAGCAGTTTTGAAGAACTGCCTTTTGATCGTTGGCAGGATACGGGCTCGGCCAGCGTTTTTCGTCCCTGGGGGATGCCGTTTGTTTCGTTCATCAACGGAACCATCGGCGCGTTTTTCGATCACAGTTATCAGAGCGCGCTTTCGCTCACTGATTTGCGTTCGACCAAGCAAAGCGGCTACGGCGGCAATGCCAGCTTGCGCATGGCTCCGCATGACATCCTCGACCTTTCGTTTACGTACACGCACCGGCTGCGTTCGGAAAAAGACAGCCTAAGACAGGATACCCAGGCCGCCGACCGGGGCGTGGCTCAGAAAAAACTTGACGCCCAGCAAATGAGCCGCCTGCCTTTTTGGAACGCCAATATTTACGCGCGAACCGGCTATAACTTTCCCACGATCCCGGGAACAAAATTGATCCATTGGACCCAGAACCTTGATCCTGTGTGGGGGACATTGTCGCTGTCGCCGTTGATCGGTTCGAGCTGGAACCTAGGCACGACTTACGAAGTGTTCAACAGAAAATACACGCACACGGTCACCTTGACCCAGGCCGCCGGCCGTCAAATGGTGACGGGGAATTTTCAATGGGCCAATTCGGATCCCAGGATTGTGATGCCGGCCGTCACCGCGAATCTATCATTGCCGTTATTTCATATTTTTAAGGTGACCTGGAGGGGCATCTACGTGTCTAAAATCGTATCCGGGCTTTCCGCCAGACGGGAAACGCTCAAAACGTTCGAGAAAGAGTTCGTCATTGTTCCCGGGTTTCACGATTTTTTTCTCACCCTCGTTTTCCGCCACCGCAAGGATGTCCGGGAATTTTTCTTCACCATCAGGCTCAGGCTGGCCCAACAGACCGAGCAGAAACTTTTGAAACAGCTTAATGAGCAGGAGTTTTTCCCCTGGCGTCCGCCCACCGAGTAG
- the lhgO gene encoding L-2-hydroxyglutarate oxidase, with translation MTHFYMNGNRMFDVVVVGAGVIGTAIARELALQRPKWAVAVLEKEPGPARHTSGRNSGVVHAGFNQKPGTFKAKLCVEGNRRLRALGAQGKVPLQVLGTLVVAAEQREIAVLEELLKRGQDNGVEGLRLLSGSELRALEPNALGIAALHAPTGGIVDSGALVRRLAAEATEAGVRFFYEHKITSLEETGKGYEAAVYSPSGATRVRSKILINAAGLYADVIARQLGVGAGYAIIPFRGEYYKIRPEKAGCVRSMIYPAPDTRYPFLGVHWTKKIDGGLAVGPNAVLAFGRESYRATDIHVGETLAMVATAPFWRMLGNPEFRQAARRQMAVSLSRRRFFQEAARLVKGCRMDDLIPGSAGNRAQLVNRQGELVDDIVVETRGASVHILNAVSPGMTSSLPFAEHIARTAAAFAA, from the coding sequence GTGACCCATTTTTACATGAACGGCAATAGGATGTTTGACGTCGTCGTTGTGGGCGCCGGCGTTATCGGCACGGCGATCGCCAGAGAATTGGCGCTTCAGCGCCCGAAATGGGCCGTTGCCGTTCTTGAAAAAGAGCCCGGACCGGCGCGCCACACCAGCGGCCGAAATTCGGGTGTGGTGCATGCCGGGTTCAATCAAAAGCCCGGAACATTCAAAGCCAAGCTATGCGTGGAGGGGAATCGCCGCTTGCGCGCGCTGGGCGCCCAGGGGAAAGTTCCTTTGCAGGTCTTAGGAACGTTGGTGGTGGCCGCGGAGCAACGGGAGATCGCCGTTCTTGAAGAGCTCTTGAAACGGGGACAGGACAACGGGGTGGAGGGGCTTCGGCTGCTAAGCGGGTCCGAATTGCGCGCGCTGGAACCCAACGCATTGGGCATCGCCGCCCTTCATGCGCCCACCGGAGGCATTGTGGACAGCGGCGCGTTGGTTCGGCGGTTGGCAGCCGAGGCAACCGAGGCGGGCGTGCGGTTTTTTTATGAGCATAAAATCACGAGTCTTGAAGAAACCGGAAAAGGTTATGAAGCCGCAGTGTATTCTCCATCGGGCGCGACCCGCGTGCGTTCAAAAATTCTTATCAATGCGGCCGGGTTGTACGCGGATGTCATCGCCCGCCAGTTGGGCGTGGGCGCGGGTTACGCCATTATTCCGTTTCGAGGAGAGTACTATAAGATTCGGCCGGAAAAAGCGGGTTGCGTCCGTTCCATGATTTACCCGGCGCCGGATACGCGCTATCCTTTTCTCGGCGTTCATTGGACAAAAAAAATAGACGGCGGCTTGGCCGTCGGCCCCAACGCCGTGCTGGCGTTCGGCCGTGAATCCTACCGCGCGACGGATATTCATGTCGGCGAAACATTGGCCATGGTGGCAACCGCGCCTTTTTGGCGCATGTTGGGCAACCCCGAGTTCCGGCAGGCCGCCCGCAGGCAAATGGCCGTTTCGTTGTCACGGCGGCGTTTTTTTCAAGAAGCGGCCAGGCTGGTGAAGGGTTGCCGGATGGATGATTTGATTCCGGGTTCCGCCGGAAACCGGGCCCAACTCGTTAATCGCCAGGGCGAATTGGTGGACGATATTGTCGTGGAAACCCGGGGCGCGTCCGTGCATATTTTAAACGCGGTTTCTCCGGGGATGACGTCATCGCTTCCTTTTGCCGAGCATATCGCTCGGACCGCAGCGGCTTTTGCAGCGTGA
- a CDS encoding excisionase family DNA-binding protein, translated as MEDRTTKRLLTVDEAASYLGMTKGSIYQHIHERTIPFVKVGRAVRFDLERIDCWIKEQSVEPFDYESSRRR; from the coding sequence ATGGAAGATAGGACAACGAAGCGGCTTTTAACGGTTGATGAGGCGGCTTCTTATCTGGGCATGACCAAGGGCTCCATTTATCAGCATATTCATGAACGGACCATTCCCTTCGTCAAGGTTGGCCGCGCCGTGCGTTTTGATTTGGAAAGAATCGACTGCTGGATTAAGGAGCAGAGCGTTGAACCATTTGATTATGAAAGCTCTCGCAGGAGGTAA